From the Anser cygnoides isolate HZ-2024a breed goose chromosome 24, Taihu_goose_T2T_genome, whole genome shotgun sequence genome, one window contains:
- the SYF2 gene encoding pre-mRNA-splicing factor SYF2 yields MAAEVVERDCPAAPDGGSSGSEDEAQPSPAAAAAQKREGWLRKFRELHMKRNEARKLNHQEVVEEDKRLKLPPNWEAKKARLEWELKVEEKKKECAARGEDYERVKLLEISAEDAERWERKKKRKNPDLGFSDYAAAQLRQYQRLTRQIKPDLEQYEKLKEQYGEALYPTSDSLLHGTHVPTKEGIDRMVADLEKQIEKREKYSRRRPYNDDADIDYINERNAKFNKKAERFYGKYTAEIKQNLERGTAV; encoded by the exons GGCTCCTCGGGTTCGGAGGACGaggcacagcccagcccagcggcggcggcggcgcagaAGCGGGAGGGATGGCTGCGCAAGTTCCGCGAGCTCCACATGAAGCGG AATGAGGCTCGCAAGCTGAACCACCAAGAAGTGGTGGAAGAAGATAAAAGGCTTAAATTACCACCGAACTGGGAAGCCAAAAAAGCGCGTCTGGAATGGGAGCTGAaagtggaggaaaagaagaag GAATGTGCAGCAAGAGGAGAAGACTATGAGCGAGTTAAACTTTTAGAGATcagtgctgaggatgctgagagatgggaaaggaaaaagaagaggaaaaatccaGATCTAGGATTTTCAG atTACGCAGCTGCTCAGTTGCGCCAATACCAGAGACTAACCAGGCAGATCAAACCTGATCTGGAGCAGTACGAGAAGCTGAAGGAACAGTA TGGTGAAGCACTCTATCCAACATCTGACAGTCTTCTCCATGGAACTCATGTGCCAACTAAGGAGGGGATTGATAGAATGGTTGCAGATCTTGAAAAACA AATTGAAAAACGTGAAAAATACAGTAGAAGACGTCCTTACAATGATGATGCGGATATTGACTACATTAATGAGAGAAATGCCAAGTTCAATAAGAAGGCAGAGAGGTTCTATGGGAAGTACACAGCTGAAATTAAACAGAACCTGGAGAGAGGAACAGCTGTCTGA
- the RSRP1 gene encoding arginine/serine-rich protein 1 isoform X2 → METGYYRTTIKTESGSKSICMEEMMVKKTDDMADFMDDLKLSSPKKRYSCLRSERSCDRSSTRSSSRSSCSSRSSSSTSSSVSSRSWSRSRSKSQARRNSSRRYRRYSRSYSRSRSRSRGDMSYRGRYHARHYRRYHRSPRCRSRSRSWSRGRSYYRRSYSRSRSRSRGRRYYGFGRTVYPEAYRNWRSRSQTRSRSRSPLHLSEKEKRELLEIAKANAAKALGTDNIVLPASLKILTPSKETKNIKQEHEDSGDSDEQPRRLTEDRTKSGMERATTQRSISFSPNNTMAKPVLQRPASHVVKEPSISPGREDDRKGSPYGQWVPVKKEEKKTFVNFSPKCALFRAR, encoded by the exons ATGGAGACTGGGTATTAcagaacaacaataaaaacagaatcaGGTTCTAAAAGTATCTGCATGGAAGAAATGATGGTTAAGAAGACTGATGATATGGCAGATTTCATGGATGACTTGAAACTCAGCTCACCAAAGAAAAGATATTCTTGTTTGAGATCTGAGAGAAGTTGTGATAGGTCATCAACAAGGTCATCTAGTAGATCTTCTTGCAGTTCACGGTCCAGTTCAAGTACATCCTCTTCAGTTTCCTCCAGGAGTTGGAGCCGGTCCAGATCCAAATCACAGGCTCGACGAAATAGTTCCCGAAGGTACAGAAGATACTCTCGTTCCTATTCCAGAAGCCGGTCAAGATCACGTGGCGACATGAGTTACAGAGGAAGGTACCACGCCAGACACTACAGGAGGTACCACCGTTCTCCGCGGTGTAGGTCGCGCAGTAGGTCATGGTCTCGTGGGAGATCCTATTACAGAAGGTCCTATTCAAGAAGCAGATCACGTTCGAGAGGCCGAAGATACTATGGATTTGGGCGAACAGTATACCCTGAGGCTTACAGGAACTGGAGAAGCAGGTCACAAACGAGATCTCGTAGTAGGTCACCTCTACATTTGAGTGAAAAAG aaaagAGGGAACTTCTGGAAATTGCAAAAGCTAATGCTGCAAAAGCTCTGGGAACAGATAACATAGTCTTGCCTGCAAGTTTGAAGATCCTTACTCCTTCCAAGgagacaaaaaatataaaacaagagCATGAAGATTCTGGGGACTCAGATGAG CAACCCAGAAGACTAACAGAAGATAGAACTAAAAGTGGAATGGAGAGAGCAACCACACAGAGGAGCATTTCTTTCAGCCCTAAT aatacaATGGCAAAACCAGTACTACAGAGGCCAGCAAGTCATGTTGTTAAAGAACCATCAATTTCTCCAGGAAGAGAAGATGACAGAAAGGGAAGTCCCTATGGGCAATGGGTTCCTGtcaagaaggaggagaagaaaacatttgtaaacTTCTCACCTAAATGTGCACTGTTCCGGGCACGCTAA
- the RSRP1 gene encoding arginine/serine-rich protein 1 isoform X1: MRVSPAARMPGDVTGRLRVRPAVLGMETGYYRTTIKTESGSKSICMEEMMVKKTDDMADFMDDLKLSSPKKRYSCLRSERSCDRSSTRSSSRSSCSSRSSSSTSSSVSSRSWSRSRSKSQARRNSSRRYRRYSRSYSRSRSRSRGDMSYRGRYHARHYRRYHRSPRCRSRSRSWSRGRSYYRRSYSRSRSRSRGRRYYGFGRTVYPEAYRNWRSRSQTRSRSRSPLHLSEKEKRELLEIAKANAAKALGTDNIVLPASLKILTPSKETKNIKQEHEDSGDSDEQPRRLTEDRTKSGMERATTQRSISFSPNNTMAKPVLQRPASHVVKEPSISPGREDDRKGSPYGQWVPVKKEEKKTFVNFSPKCALFRAR, translated from the exons ATGCGTGTCTCGCCAGCCGCGCGCATGCCCGGAGATGTTACTGGCCGACTGCGCGTGCGTCCCGCTGTCCTCG GAATGGAGACTGGGTATTAcagaacaacaataaaaacagaatcaGGTTCTAAAAGTATCTGCATGGAAGAAATGATGGTTAAGAAGACTGATGATATGGCAGATTTCATGGATGACTTGAAACTCAGCTCACCAAAGAAAAGATATTCTTGTTTGAGATCTGAGAGAAGTTGTGATAGGTCATCAACAAGGTCATCTAGTAGATCTTCTTGCAGTTCACGGTCCAGTTCAAGTACATCCTCTTCAGTTTCCTCCAGGAGTTGGAGCCGGTCCAGATCCAAATCACAGGCTCGACGAAATAGTTCCCGAAGGTACAGAAGATACTCTCGTTCCTATTCCAGAAGCCGGTCAAGATCACGTGGCGACATGAGTTACAGAGGAAGGTACCACGCCAGACACTACAGGAGGTACCACCGTTCTCCGCGGTGTAGGTCGCGCAGTAGGTCATGGTCTCGTGGGAGATCCTATTACAGAAGGTCCTATTCAAGAAGCAGATCACGTTCGAGAGGCCGAAGATACTATGGATTTGGGCGAACAGTATACCCTGAGGCTTACAGGAACTGGAGAAGCAGGTCACAAACGAGATCTCGTAGTAGGTCACCTCTACATTTGAGTGAAAAAG aaaagAGGGAACTTCTGGAAATTGCAAAAGCTAATGCTGCAAAAGCTCTGGGAACAGATAACATAGTCTTGCCTGCAAGTTTGAAGATCCTTACTCCTTCCAAGgagacaaaaaatataaaacaagagCATGAAGATTCTGGGGACTCAGATGAG CAACCCAGAAGACTAACAGAAGATAGAACTAAAAGTGGAATGGAGAGAGCAACCACACAGAGGAGCATTTCTTTCAGCCCTAAT aatacaATGGCAAAACCAGTACTACAGAGGCCAGCAAGTCATGTTGTTAAAGAACCATCAATTTCTCCAGGAAGAGAAGATGACAGAAAGGGAAGTCCCTATGGGCAATGGGTTCCTGtcaagaaggaggagaagaaaacatttgtaaacTTCTCACCTAAATGTGCACTGTTCCGGGCACGCTAA
- the RSRP1 gene encoding arginine/serine-rich protein 1 isoform X3, which translates to MRVSPAARMPGDVTGRLRVRPAVLGMETGYYRTTIKTESGSKSICMEEMMVKKTDDMADFMDDLKLSSPKKRYSCLRSERSCDRSSTRSSSRSSCSSRSSSSTSSSVSSRSWSRSRSKSQARRNSSRRYRRYSRSYSRSRSRSRGDMSYRGRYHARHYRRYHRSPRCRSRSRSWSRGRSYYRRSYSRSRSRSRGRRYYGFGRTVYPEAYRNWRSRSQTRSRSRSPLHLSEKEKRELLEIAKANAAKALGTDNIVLPASLKILTPSKETKNIKQEHEDSGDSDEMLRDYRRGGLHHLQISLLLLSKALQD; encoded by the exons ATGCGTGTCTCGCCAGCCGCGCGCATGCCCGGAGATGTTACTGGCCGACTGCGCGTGCGTCCCGCTGTCCTCG GAATGGAGACTGGGTATTAcagaacaacaataaaaacagaatcaGGTTCTAAAAGTATCTGCATGGAAGAAATGATGGTTAAGAAGACTGATGATATGGCAGATTTCATGGATGACTTGAAACTCAGCTCACCAAAGAAAAGATATTCTTGTTTGAGATCTGAGAGAAGTTGTGATAGGTCATCAACAAGGTCATCTAGTAGATCTTCTTGCAGTTCACGGTCCAGTTCAAGTACATCCTCTTCAGTTTCCTCCAGGAGTTGGAGCCGGTCCAGATCCAAATCACAGGCTCGACGAAATAGTTCCCGAAGGTACAGAAGATACTCTCGTTCCTATTCCAGAAGCCGGTCAAGATCACGTGGCGACATGAGTTACAGAGGAAGGTACCACGCCAGACACTACAGGAGGTACCACCGTTCTCCGCGGTGTAGGTCGCGCAGTAGGTCATGGTCTCGTGGGAGATCCTATTACAGAAGGTCCTATTCAAGAAGCAGATCACGTTCGAGAGGCCGAAGATACTATGGATTTGGGCGAACAGTATACCCTGAGGCTTACAGGAACTGGAGAAGCAGGTCACAAACGAGATCTCGTAGTAGGTCACCTCTACATTTGAGTGAAAAAG aaaagAGGGAACTTCTGGAAATTGCAAAAGCTAATGCTGCAAAAGCTCTGGGAACAGATAACATAGTCTTGCCTGCAAGTTTGAAGATCCTTACTCCTTCCAAGgagacaaaaaatataaaacaagagCATGAAGATTCTGGGGACTCAGATGAG ATGTTGAGAGATTACAGAAGAGGAGGCCTGCATCACTTGCAGATAAGTTTATTGTTGTTATCCAAAGCTCTGCAGGATTAA
- the TMEM50A gene encoding transmembrane protein 50A isoform X2 translates to MRKAIPLGALLPLVRLRAAAPSRRGERVRGRACAQSTWGRPRALAASCRRSSEHCKMSGLLESVRCSECVDWGEKRNTIASVAAGVLFFTGWWIIIDAAVKYPKMEDFNHSYHACGVIATIAFLMINAVSNGQVRGDSYSEGCLGQTGARIWLFIGFMMAFGSLIASMWILFGGYVVKEKTVVYPGIAVFFQNAFIFFGIFCTVRL, encoded by the exons ATGCGCAAAGCGATCCCGCTTGGCGCACTCCTGCCCCTGGTGCGCCTGCGGGCGGCAGCCCCGTCTCGGCGGGGGGAGCGCGTGAGAGGCCGCGCGTGCGCACAGAGCACCTGGGGCCGGCCGCGGGCCCTCGCTGCCTCCTGCCGCCG TTCCTCAGAGCACTGCAAAATGTCAGGTCTGCTCGAGAGCGTGAGGTGCTCGGAGTGCGTTGACTGGGGAGAAAAGCGGAACACGATCGCTTCGGTGGCTGCGGGAGTGCTG ttctttACAGGTTGGTGGATAATCATAGATGCAGCTGTGAAGTACCCTAAAATGGAAGACTTCAACCATTCTTACCATGCTTGTGGGGTTATAGCCACAATTGCATTCCTAAT GATCAATGCAGTGTCTAACGGACAAGTTCGGGGTGACAGTTACAGTGAAGGCTGTCTAGGACAAACAG GTGCTCGGATTTGGCTGTTCATTGGTTTTATGATGGCTTTTGGATCTCTGATTGCTTCTATGTGGATCCTTTTTGGAGGCTATGTTGTTAAAG agaaAACAGTAGTATACCCAGGTATAGCTGTGTTTTTCCAGAATGCATTCATCTTTTTTGG AATCTTCTGCACAGTGAGGCTGTAG
- the TMEM50A gene encoding transmembrane protein 50A isoform X1, with translation MRKAIPLGALLPLVRLRAAAPSRRGERVRGRACAQSTWGRPRALAASCRRSSEHCKMSGLLESVRCSECVDWGEKRNTIASVAAGVLFFTGWWIIIDAAVKYPKMEDFNHSYHACGVIATIAFLMINAVSNGQVRGDSYSEGCLGQTGARIWLFIGFMMAFGSLIASMWILFGGYVVKEKTVVYPGIAVFFQNAFIFFGGLVFKFGRTEDLWQ, from the exons ATGCGCAAAGCGATCCCGCTTGGCGCACTCCTGCCCCTGGTGCGCCTGCGGGCGGCAGCCCCGTCTCGGCGGGGGGAGCGCGTGAGAGGCCGCGCGTGCGCACAGAGCACCTGGGGCCGGCCGCGGGCCCTCGCTGCCTCCTGCCGCCG TTCCTCAGAGCACTGCAAAATGTCAGGTCTGCTCGAGAGCGTGAGGTGCTCGGAGTGCGTTGACTGGGGAGAAAAGCGGAACACGATCGCTTCGGTGGCTGCGGGAGTGCTG ttctttACAGGTTGGTGGATAATCATAGATGCAGCTGTGAAGTACCCTAAAATGGAAGACTTCAACCATTCTTACCATGCTTGTGGGGTTATAGCCACAATTGCATTCCTAAT GATCAATGCAGTGTCTAACGGACAAGTTCGGGGTGACAGTTACAGTGAAGGCTGTCTAGGACAAACAG GTGCTCGGATTTGGCTGTTCATTGGTTTTATGATGGCTTTTGGATCTCTGATTGCTTCTATGTGGATCCTTTTTGGAGGCTATGTTGTTAAAG agaaAACAGTAGTATACCCAGGTATAGCTGTGTTTTTCCAGAATGCATTCATCTTTTTTGG AGGACTGGTCTTCAAATTTGGTCGCACGGAAGATTTGTGGCAATGA
- the TMEM50A gene encoding transmembrane protein 50A isoform X3: MSGLLESVRCSECVDWGEKRNTIASVAAGVLFFTGWWIIIDAAVKYPKMEDFNHSYHACGVIATIAFLMINAVSNGQVRGDSYSEGCLGQTGARIWLFIGFMMAFGSLIASMWILFGGYVVKEKTVVYPGIAVFFQNAFIFFGGLVFKFGRTEDLWQ; the protein is encoded by the exons ATGTCAGGTCTGCTCGAGAGCGTGAGGTGCTCGGAGTGCGTTGACTGGGGAGAAAAGCGGAACACGATCGCTTCGGTGGCTGCGGGAGTGCTG ttctttACAGGTTGGTGGATAATCATAGATGCAGCTGTGAAGTACCCTAAAATGGAAGACTTCAACCATTCTTACCATGCTTGTGGGGTTATAGCCACAATTGCATTCCTAAT GATCAATGCAGTGTCTAACGGACAAGTTCGGGGTGACAGTTACAGTGAAGGCTGTCTAGGACAAACAG GTGCTCGGATTTGGCTGTTCATTGGTTTTATGATGGCTTTTGGATCTCTGATTGCTTCTATGTGGATCCTTTTTGGAGGCTATGTTGTTAAAG agaaAACAGTAGTATACCCAGGTATAGCTGTGTTTTTCCAGAATGCATTCATCTTTTTTGG AGGACTGGTCTTCAAATTTGGTCGCACGGAAGATTTGTGGCAATGA
- the RHCE gene encoding blood group Rh(CE) polypeptide isoform X2: protein MVIFGFGFFLAFLKRYSFSSTGFNLLIIVLGVQCSILMEGLLVLLLREAKEGDLKIITTAVVSMTAVVISSGAVLGKTNPIQLIVMTVVEVIVFHASRWINKRFLQVPDNISMMHVHLFGAYFGLAVSSRFSEPSPRSEKNASTPKSYLLSMLGTLFLWVFWPSFNSVLADADKTKAIYNTYFALAVSAVTAFTLSVLTTTDGKFRMTHVHSAALAGGVTVCYAAESIDYPWIAMILGLLASLITILGSFCLQRCLNPALKIHDASGVHFTFGLPGLLGAVAQVVLLVIKKWTVLPSLGYVVMIYIGAFCLTISVALITGFITGLILNFKLLKIIPVSKYFEDHFYWEFPHLAVGF, encoded by the exons ATGGTGATTTTTGGATTTGGCTTTTTCCTGGCATTTCTGAAAAGATACAGCTTTAGCAGCACAGGATTCAACCTCCTCATTATTGTACTTGGTGTCCAGTGCTCCATTCTGATGGAAGGTTTATTAGTTCTCCTCCTTCGAGAAGCAAAGGAAGGTgatctgaaaat CATAACAACGGCTGTTGTGAGTATGACTGCTGTGGTCATCTCCAGTGGAGCAGTTCTTGGAAAAACTAATCCTATACAATTAATTGTGATGACAGTTGTAGAGGTAATAGTTTTCCATGCGAGCAGATGGATCAACAAGCGATTCCTGCAG GTTCCAGACAACATCAGCATGATGCACGTTCACCTGTTTGGAGCCTACTTTGGTCTGGCAGTCTCCTCACGTTTCTCTGAGCCATCACCAAGGTCTGAGAAGAATGCAAGTACCCCGAAGTCGTATTTATTGTCAATGTTGG GCACTCTCTTTCTTTGGGTATTCTGGCCAAGCTTCAATTCTGTACTAGCTGATGCAGACAAGACCAAAGCAATCTACAACACCTACTTTGCACTTGCAGTGAGTGCTGTAACTGCCTTCACATTGTCTGTTCTGACCACAACGGATGGAAAATTCAGAATG actCATGTCCACAGTGCAGCACTAGCGGGTGGGGTTACTGTTTGTTATGCAGCAGAGAGTATTGACTATCCCTGGATTGCAATGATTTTGGGTCTGCTTGCCAGTCTGATAACCATATTAGGATCTTTCTGTTTACAG agATGCTTGAATCCTGCTCTCAAGATTCATGATGCATCTGGAGTTCATTTCACTTTTGGCTTGCCTGGTTTACTTGGAGCTGTTGCCCAGGTTGTTCTcttagtaataaaaaaatggaCTGTTTTACCAAG cctGGGTTACGTGGTCATGATTTACATCGGTGCCTTCTGCCTGACCATCAGTGTTGCCTTGATAACAGGTTTTATTACAG GTTTAATCTTAAACTTCAAACTGTTGAAGATCATCCCTGTATCAAAGTATTTTGAAGACCACTTTTATTGGGAG TTTCCCCATTTGGCTGTTGGATTTTGA
- the RHCE gene encoding blood group Rh(CE) polypeptide isoform X1, translated as MPSNYRSFRKSVPWLILFLETVFIILFYFLFSGYNASISNISYTDFQDVNNMVIFGFGFFLAFLKRYSFSSTGFNLLIIVLGVQCSILMEGLLVLLLREAKEGDLKIITTAVVSMTAVVISSGAVLGKTNPIQLIVMTVVEVIVFHASRWINKRFLQVPDNISMMHVHLFGAYFGLAVSSRFSEPSPRSEKNASTPKSYLLSMLGTLFLWVFWPSFNSVLADADKTKAIYNTYFALAVSAVTAFTLSVLTTTDGKFRMTHVHSAALAGGVTVCYAAESIDYPWIAMILGLLASLITILGSFCLQRCLNPALKIHDASGVHFTFGLPGLLGAVAQVVLLVIKKWTVLPSLGYVVMIYIGAFCLTISVALITGFITGLILNFKLLKIIPVSKYFEDHFYWEFPHLAVGF; from the exons ATGCCTTCTAATTACCGCAGCTTCCGAAAAAGCGTGCCGTGGCTAATCCTTTTTCTGGAAACTGTTTTCATCATCCTCTTCTACTTTTTGTTCTCAGGTTACAATGCCTCCATCTCAAACATTTCCTACACAG ATTTTCAAGATGTCAACAACATGGTGATTTTTGGATTTGGCTTTTTCCTGGCATTTCTGAAAAGATACAGCTTTAGCAGCACAGGATTCAACCTCCTCATTATTGTACTTGGTGTCCAGTGCTCCATTCTGATGGAAGGTTTATTAGTTCTCCTCCTTCGAGAAGCAAAGGAAGGTgatctgaaaat CATAACAACGGCTGTTGTGAGTATGACTGCTGTGGTCATCTCCAGTGGAGCAGTTCTTGGAAAAACTAATCCTATACAATTAATTGTGATGACAGTTGTAGAGGTAATAGTTTTCCATGCGAGCAGATGGATCAACAAGCGATTCCTGCAG GTTCCAGACAACATCAGCATGATGCACGTTCACCTGTTTGGAGCCTACTTTGGTCTGGCAGTCTCCTCACGTTTCTCTGAGCCATCACCAAGGTCTGAGAAGAATGCAAGTACCCCGAAGTCGTATTTATTGTCAATGTTGG GCACTCTCTTTCTTTGGGTATTCTGGCCAAGCTTCAATTCTGTACTAGCTGATGCAGACAAGACCAAAGCAATCTACAACACCTACTTTGCACTTGCAGTGAGTGCTGTAACTGCCTTCACATTGTCTGTTCTGACCACAACGGATGGAAAATTCAGAATG actCATGTCCACAGTGCAGCACTAGCGGGTGGGGTTACTGTTTGTTATGCAGCAGAGAGTATTGACTATCCCTGGATTGCAATGATTTTGGGTCTGCTTGCCAGTCTGATAACCATATTAGGATCTTTCTGTTTACAG agATGCTTGAATCCTGCTCTCAAGATTCATGATGCATCTGGAGTTCATTTCACTTTTGGCTTGCCTGGTTTACTTGGAGCTGTTGCCCAGGTTGTTCTcttagtaataaaaaaatggaCTGTTTTACCAAG cctGGGTTACGTGGTCATGATTTACATCGGTGCCTTCTGCCTGACCATCAGTGTTGCCTTGATAACAGGTTTTATTACAG GTTTAATCTTAAACTTCAAACTGTTGAAGATCATCCCTGTATCAAAGTATTTTGAAGACCACTTTTATTGGGAG TTTCCCCATTTGGCTGTTGGATTTTGA